A window from Musa acuminata AAA Group cultivar baxijiao chromosome BXJ3-10, Cavendish_Baxijiao_AAA, whole genome shotgun sequence encodes these proteins:
- the LOC103968692 gene encoding eukaryotic peptide chain release factor subunit 1-3, with amino-acid sequence MADGHETDKNIEIWKIKKLIKALESARGNGTSMISLIMPPRDQVSRVAKMLGDEYGTASNIKSRVNRQSVLAAITSAQQRLKLYNKVPPNGLVLYTGTIVTEDGKEKKVTIDFEPFKPINASLYLCDNKFHTEALNELLESDDKFGFIVMDGNGALFGTLSGNTREVLHKFTVDLPKKHGRGGQSALRFARLRMEKRHNYVRKTAELATQFFINPTTSQPNVAGLILAGSADFKTELSQSDMFDQRLQAKILNVVDVSYGGENGFNQAIELSAEILSNVKFIQEKRLIGKYFEEISQDTGKYVFSVDDTLKALEMGAVETLIVWENLDINRYVLKNSVNGEIIIKHLNKDQETDQNHFRDAANNAELEVQEKISLLEWFATEYKRFGCTLEFVTNKSQEGSQFCRGFGGIGGILRYQLDMRSLDEFSDNEVYEDSD; translated from the coding sequence ATGGCAGATGGTCATGAAACTGATAAGAATATTGAGATAtggaagattaagaaactaatcaAGGCCTTGGAATCTGCTAGAGGTAATGGCACAAGCATGATATCTCTCATAATGCCACCTCGTGATCAAGTTTCTCGAGTTGCTAAAATGTTGGGTGATGAATACGGAACTGCTTCAAACATCAAAAGTAGAGTCAATCGGCAGTCTGTGTTAGCAGCCATAACATCTGCTCAGCAGAGGCTGAAGCTATATAACAAGGTTCCTCCAAATGGTCTGGTTCTTTACACTGGAACCATTGTCACCGAGgatggaaaagaaaagaaggtgaCCATTGATTTCGAGCCTTTCAAGCCGATTAATGCATCACTTTATCTTTGTGATAACAAGTTCCATACTGAGGCTTTGAATGAACTTCTGGAATCTGATGACAAGTTTGGTTTCATAGTGATGGACGGAAATGGAGCACTTTTTGGCACATTAAGTGGCAATACACGTGAGGTACTTCACAAATTTACTGTTGATCTTCCAAAAAAGCATGGTCGAGGAGGACAATCGGCACTTCGATTTGCTCGGCTTCGGATGGAGAAACGTCACAATTATGTTCGTAAGACAGCTGAACTTGCCACCCAATTCTTCATAAATCCTACCACAAGTCAGCCAAATGTAGCTGGATTGATTCTGGCTGGTTCTGCTGATTTTAAAACTGAGTTGAGTCAGTCTGACATGTTTGATCAGCGACTCCAGGCCAAGATACTCAATGTAGTTGATGTTTCCTATGGAGGTGAGAATGGCTTCAATCAGGCAATTGAGTTGTCAGCGGAAATTTTGTCTAATGTGAAGTTCATACAGGAAAAACGATTAATAGGGAAGTACTTTGAGGAAATAAGCCAAGACACGGGGAAATATGTCTTCAGTGTTGATGACACTTTAAAAGCTCTTGAGATGGGTGCTGTGGAGACCTTAATTGTTTGGGAAAATCTGGATATTAATAGATATGTGCTTAAGAACAGTGTTAATGGGGAAATCATCATAAAACATTTGAACAAGGACCAAGAAACTGATCAGAATCATTTCCGCGATGCAGCTAACAATGCCGAACTGGAGgtgcaggagaaaatatctctgctGGAGTGGTTTGCTACCGAATACAAACGATTTGGTTGCACGCTCGAGTTTGTTACCAACAAATCTCAAGAGGGTTCACAGTTCTGCAGAGGTTTCGGTGGCATTGGTGGCATATTGCGCTATCAACTTGATATGAGATCTCTGGATGAGTTTTCTGATAATGAAGTGTATGAAGATTCAGATTAG